The window TAGAAGGCCTTTTctaatgttaaaacaaaaaaaatggatagaAGCCTACGTAACCCACAAGAGTCAAGAGGGTTTGTTTATACACAATACAGTCATGCAATGCTACTTTCAGAAACAGCATGTCTCAAGCTAGTTGGTGAGTTCAAATTTAGAGTCTAGACTTATAGAGGAACAACAATGTTCGGACAAGCTAACTAACTAACCTCTTAAAGCATAAAGTTGACATTTTAGATTGCAGaatcataataataaagtaaaacagaaaaaaataaaacaaaagttctCATAACAGAAATAGTTGAAGGAAAGTTTTACAACTTATTATGAAACGAAAGTTCTCCTAACAGAAATAGTTGAAGGAAAGTTCTACAACTTATTACTAAACGAAAGTTCtcataacataaatataaaagttccaaacaaataaataagacaACGATAGAGAAACACAACTCACTTGCCTCATCCACAGTTGTCTACGATGCATTTACACTTGCATCTGCATCAGTCGCAGCTACAGTTCCGCTGCATCGACCGCAGCTACAGTTTCCGCTGCATCGACCGCAGCTACAGTTTCCGCTGCATCTATCTCAGGTACACCTTCCTCTGCATTGGTCTCAGCTACAGATTCCGCTGAATGGGTCTCAGCTACAGTTTTCTCTGCATTGGTCTTAGCTACAGTTTGCGCTGCATGGGTCTCAGCTACAGTTTCCGCTGCACAAGAATTCATTGAAGCTTTGGGGTGTAACTTGGCTCTCTTATTCATGCGTCTTCGAGTTCTAGGAGCAGCTTGAGGAATGGGGGAAAGCACTCCTTTGAACACGACTGAGCCCTTCTTCACGGTTACCAGGTAACCGCTTTCAAACTTCCCATCGATGATCCCAGTAACCTTAGCGCCAGGTTTAAGTTCTTGAGGTTCTGAATGAAATCATAACGCAAATCTCAACACTCCAAAATAAGATAAAGTAAGAGAACCTAAAGAACATATTAAACTATAAAGTATATAGATACAAATTCAACATGCAATGATGCAAACATATCCAAAAACATTGAATAATTTAATTACCCATGCCACGCTTTGTAGATCTTCGGACAGGGCGTTTCGGTGCTTTCTCTGCGATAAAAGGACGAATATGTGTATATTAATCTTGGAGATCAATTAGatataagaaaacatatatatgattggTATTTTTTTCAGACCAATCCCCTTAAATGTAGCACGCGGAGCTCGGAAGAAATACACATGCTCAAACTCAAGGAGCGTTCTTTCATAATTAGCCCTTAAAACAGATGCTGCATTTGTTACAACTGTCTTAAAGTTGAATAAGCCAATCACTTCTGTGCATCGGCGATTCTTGATCACCTAGAATCAAatatgatataattatatatatatatatatatatttaatgcaAGAAACAATGATAGCTTCCAAACTTCATGTTCAATGGCATCCACGAATTACTAGTTACCTCTTGAAGACCACCACGCAATGTGACCTCGATGAACAGCCGATGCAGATCGAGACTGGTTCCATCCATAAGAGGGATCCTTtacaaaaggcaaaaaaaaatcataaatattccatgaaatgaaatattatttaagataataaattaattgaaGCACAAACAATGAACATATTAAAAGAGGATAAAAGCAATTTCCATTTCCAAACActttacttttaaaacattttggcACTAACGggtaacccaaaaaaacaaaatatatatccttGACCTATTCATGGTTTAgcatttcaaattttgttaaaagcaaataaaaaatgattttggacTAACAActttaagaacaaaatagatcCAATTCAATAAGCCACACACACTTTCGTGCCTTAACGATTCTCAAACCTAATGATATTTGGATTCCTctccaaataaatttcataaccATAAATTTCGTACAACACGAGTAattgaccaagaaaaaaaagtaataagacttttttttttgagaaataagTTTTGGGCCAAAGCCCGTATATAATTTATCTTGACAGGACTatcactttccagattttcctaTAGAAAAAATCATCATTCTACAAGCGTTTCTTGAACATAGGAAATCAGGTCTTCCTATTCTTTTTGAAAGATCATGCCTTCGCAACTCGACCACACAAGggattgcaaaaaaaattgcttgaATCTCTAATAAACTCATCAAGGAATGTAGACTAGGCTTTTACATCCACAATAATAATGTGTAAACCAATTGTTTCATCAAGAAAATgcataatgaaaacaaaaaagtcatataagaaaaataaaactcactTAAAATGTTGCCCAGAAGATTCGAGAAAATCTCGAAGCGTATCCCAAAAAAGTTTAGGATTTTGGACAAGATCTTCATACATAGATGTACGAGAGGAATCACCTTTTTCTAAAGCAGAAAAGCCATTAGCGGGAACCACTTCAATTTGTGATTTACCTATCGACATCAGTTCTTTTCGGTCGAGAGGTAAACAGGTGTTCAACCTTTAGagataaaataaactttaaagcaTGATTCTTCTTATCTGAAAGTAggaaaaatacatttttctttctctctccaccgcataaaaatatattacatttttctttccttttttacaTAGTCCACACcttaattaatttcaattaacAACTTGTAGCATAATATTGAATTAGTTGTATTGTTTTTGGTAAATGTTTTAAATGtaataagagaataagattTAAGAGTATTAAACTTTTAAGtaaagtgaatattttttgcttttgtatttaaatactataaattgGCCATCATAATCTTTGGTTATATCGTATCTGATTTGTGGAAAAGCAATAGCAATAAAAATGTTTGTAActgatattattttataattaaaataagtcaattattatttaaaattgtaaaatactttttggtcaaacttttttggaggattttcaaaaatacaatttttctatgtcacttttcaaaactACCTTTTCAtggtgtctattttcaaaaatacctctttttaatatataaaatgattaaattctaaactctaaaccctaaatactaaaccctacctcctaaaaactataccctaaagataaaattgagaacccaaaccaaaaaaaaaattctaagaattaatttaacatattgtaattgtgtaaaagaggataaaaatgaaaatgttcaaaaaaaaggGGTAATTTTGAAAAGGGATATCTCAAAAAAGGTATTTATGAAAAATTCTCAACTTTTTTCATTGTAAAAATAATCAAGAGAGTTTGTTATAAATACCCTTTTTGGAAtactccttttcaaaaataccaatttttttttgaacattttcatttttaccctcttttacaattataatatgttaaattaatttttagaattttattttcaggtttaggttctctattttacattttggATATAATTTTGAGGGGTTGGgttttagtatttggagtttagggcgtagaatttagttgttttatatatagaaaatgatatttttgaaaataaacaaaataaaatagtattttttaaaagtgacataagataaatgatatttttgaaaatcctaaaaagGTTTAAATTTAGATATGTTACCAACAAAGAGGTTTTGTTGTAATGTCCTATATCTAAAAggcattttcttttattgttaaaaacacaattgcatttttttataatagtgTATTTGCATCGTTGCTATAtatcatatcttattatataaagttggattttcaaattagtcattaacaagatcatgacacatgtcaaatatactgatgagatgttggcatgtgtcaaaaattattatttttaaaacagctaattaagataataacattaaatctacataaaatttacatgtttatatctaaaaagaaatttcctaaatgaaaaaagaaaattaacaaaactaatatatttttcattgtacgctaattatattatatgtggtTTCTCAAATAGATTTTGACTcgtataaacaaaaacaaaaaattcattaaacatgtatattattattaatcaataaatagggaataaaaaatgtaaaaagaattattagttttgaaacataataggacagcgaattagaaaaataacattatatctacataaatttacatgtttatatcaaaaactttgatctttgattttttctttctgatataattttgcttattaTCTATTATGGGTCTTTGATTCATGCATGTTTTTCAATAGAAGCTATCATATGCAATAAaatggaatcaaagtatataaagcccgctaaattaatcgaggatggagacactgttggaggttccaaaagtgattctatagttagtagcgttataagttttgaagattagTCGATGGTTGATGTTtttggtcaaaatctagagttttctcttctggatAATGGCAATGATTCCGGTACTGAAACAAAAGCTACTTGATTGAGTAATTGAGaaacaattttgaaatttgggaagttaGAACAATcaaccgttttaaaattggtttcaaaccggatttatgtagtttttttatctgatttggttcgtaaaccgtttaaacccaggtatatagaaaaatatatgagaacttttgatttgggtagaaataagttgagaacttacgattcaagaatatttgagacgaggtcatagttctaagtagttttggtacaatgcgATACTTCTTAGGCGTAAACAGGCCATCGATcctttaacgtgattatgacatatgtcatgttttggattgtttataaagtttctattttgtatatcttaattatctaagacttatatataccatcattgttataattttcaaagttttatttttcttatgttacattaactttctttcaatttctcaataaaaaacttttattgggttggtcataaaatcgTTGTAtgcgagtagataattttcaccagttgttcatctaaaatatttttagggtaaaaaaattcatggttaaaaaaattatattacaaaacaattttagtaattagaagaactataattatgtcaaaatgaaactaaaccaacataaaatttgtttaaaagacattttataggtggtgataaagagcatactttaacaataaaataattttgggtgtaagagcttattttaatggtaaaacatacagtaaaattgtacatggttattaattatatgttgtttcTATGAAttttttgcatgtaaaatattttgtaatgaGTTGTGAAATGTTATTGTGATAtaatcatgagaccatccaagatgATCCTTGATTCTTGTTCAACACGAAAGAAGTCAAAaatcaattcttccagccaaacaactatttgggatacattcttacctcatttAGAGCATATCTTGAAGTGGAATCAGTCCAAACAAAGTTCggatgaaggagttattcattttacaaatcaggtgaactcatggctacgcgatttgGACTTACAAGTATTCTacggaggattccgaccaagtCAGAAGGATTCAAAGTATGAAACAAACTGTTCTGAATCGTTATCTATTACATAACCATGGAGAATTGGAATCACATTAAGATCTGTTCATATGTGAAagatggatatttcaagtcagtggatctatcTCAGTACCAGTTTCATGTCTGATccaaagatcgtgttacacagaccaCCTCAGCAATAATTTTAAAACGAAACAACCTGGAGGATGTTAATGAATCTCTTATGTTTTGAAACTGACTTTTTctgtggtgtggtgaatgaatgatgtatggaatgaatagaagtcagggtgtttcaattccccttatgcagttgcagtataagaggtgtcaatcctatctgagtgattgtgaacaattaagatgtgcataggagtctaagtcaagccaattgtaaagattgtttgtcactaacaatcctataatgagatatgaaatgcagaaagtaaaaacaactagaacaagatactaaatgcaaacacaacagacaaattaaagctataatgaaactagaacagagatagacacacTACAACAAATCTGTACATTGTTAGCACGAGAGAAACGctataatatgtaattcataGCTCTTTTACAAACGCTATATTAGGCCACTGTTATTGTAGGTACCTCACATATGATAGCGCATAATTCGTATGCTATGGTATAGTgtacactatgctaatgaactaatgcaagacaagtaatgaacagaaacctaagtgaatgcaatggaaatgaaacaggaatgaaacaagacaatcacaaatcataaacacaagttctggggatgaactcgagcagcactcgaccgagtgtaggtcgagtacagggtcgagctagactaaacgtgaaaacagagcaacacaagaaaaacagagcaatgcaaaaactaatcaaacaacaagcaagcaatgatatttagactaagatattaataaacaaagaaggccttgaggagggattcatgggctgagctaatcattgtggttatctaacttggtcaacaaatctcaagcaaactttgagctgatctctagacatactattctaagacatgtttaatccactctcatggcaagaaacaatcaaacctatgcatttctagacttgttctcacaaagtaaagaatctacacaagcaggcattaagcaatacatctcaaaccaaacaagacttctaatctcttagcaagcctaatggtaagctctagatctagccttatctatgctccttagacattggtgtgatgctaagatgcttgaaatcaaaccctaccttctcagatataggatcagcattaagaacatctagcctagaagagatctacaacaatcaagcttgaccaaatcaaataaaccacaagatcaacccagcctaacccatcctcaaggtcctaagcaaactactcacaagaacacatggtgaaatatgtcaaaaacccagaaaatattgaaacttgcatcattagaaagatgaaacagagatctacaatattgatgaagaaataaaactcgaaatcttaatattttgaaagttatgaaacaaacaaaatacaagaatctagtctttctttcttaaacaagtacaaaatctaaaaaataaaagaaagtgcaaaaggaataaatctaaaaaaggtaaaaactaggttttagactctctaaaaagctggactctttggtggctgcaggtacaagggccttatataggaggtgaggtggaagccctaaaaatacaaaaattcaaagcagtcaacggctcggtcaactcgaccagtgctcggtcgagtggctggttgAGCTGgtttctctcgtgcattctccactcggtcgagtccttctcagcacacggtcgagtggtggtcgagtgtgcggtcgagttggattccggaccttgattctacagccttaattctcttgtttctcctcaggattgcttcacttctcctcagcattgcttccatgctccttaagctccaaaatcacatgtttatgcatgaaaagatgcatatgcaatgcaactatactctaatgcatgattagttctaaagctacacaataatggcctaaatggatatcaaaagatgcaaaagttgtaaataaactaagggaaaacaaggtaaaatatatgaacatcaacacccccaaacttagtctttgcttgccctcaagcaaataatcaagacaaaagaagataggtgaggtttgaaagtgggatctcagctcccaaagcttgcaaatagactatctagaatcaatgtccaagttactagtactatgatgcaagttgaatgagctatacttaaagactttagacaagcatatcacaaccttcactgatttgagccttagacatccacatgcattcaaatcaaccatttcctttaacattcattaatcaagaacatgaatcaattctatgcaatgcttaaactcatttggcttggcagtaaaaggtttagagacaatgatggtctctttttagagtagggcttatcaatatcaaggttctctcataaaaaatggattgagctttagaagaatgctaaaggtaagaacacttagacacatacaagaacaaaaccttgtctacccaaaggcacccaaagtgtttatcctatcaatctaaacccaattgatcctagtgctaccctttaacttcttttcttctttttcacccttttctcttttggttttaaagtcttaggagaggtttcttatttgatctttctagtggaatgggggattcttacttatttgctatggttctcttttcttcttattcttaagacatataagcattttgctagacttctcttttctttctttcttttctttaactagaaccatctttaaacaaccttattcttcccattctttcactagactttaaattttcttaaacacattcccctcctaaagactctaaccttttctttctctttttcctcttttcttttcataacagccaagtcccaaacccaacaagtgaaccacctagtcctatctagtttgaaaaatgcaaactagaactacacaaggctttactcttgtcagttcaaacctaacactttctaccaagctcaatcccaaaaataggcctcacacacacaagaataaacatggcttgaaagaaggtttggtttaggggtaggggaactgattctaatgattcaatcagctacttggatcaacaagagtggtaaaaaggaagaagatgatccaaatatgtatatggtatccatgagtttaaagcaatgcacacattgataattgaaagtcaatattaggttcttataaataggaaatggtttcaaatctcaacatgcttcaatttagaccaaatgcaatgtaggaattcaaggcttggttcaatcttattcttctaaccactcaactagcatcaaagtactattaacttgggcattgatcctagtctagtgaataaacaagctaacaagggaatactcatcatagatccctaatgcaaatactatacaatcctacatgaaacatgctaaacaagatcctaatgtgcagtgcaaactacatgaacactctttttttttataaagatttttgtaaaaaatttcaaatttttacggtttttctatgccttagatgctatgcaagtattaacatgatgatgctaaaaatttgaaataagaaNNNNNNNNNNNNNNNNNNNNNNNNNNNNNNNNNNNNNNNNNNNNNNNNNNNNNNNNNNNNNNNNNNNNNNNNNNNNNNNNNNNNNNNNNNNNNNNNNNNNNNNNNNNNNNNNNNNNNNNNNNNNNNNNNNNNNNNNNNNNNNNNNNNNNNNNNNNNNNNNNNNNNNNNNNNNNNNNNNNNNNNNNNNNNNNNNNNNNNNNNNNNNNNNNNNNNNNNNNNNNNNNNNNNNNNNNNNNNNNNNNNNNNNNNNNNNNNNNN is drawn from Camelina sativa cultivar DH55 chromosome 8, Cs, whole genome shotgun sequence and contains these coding sequences:
- the LOC104707198 gene encoding putative high mobility group B protein 11, which encodes MSIGKSQIEVVPANGFSALEKGDSSRTSMYEDLVQNPKLFWDTLRDFLESSGQHFKIPLMDGTSLDLHRLFIEVTLRGGLQEVIKNRRCTEVIGLFNFKTVVTNAASVLRANYERTLLEFEHVYFFRAPRATFKGIEKAPKRPVRRSTKRGMEPQELKPGAKVTGIIDGKFESGYLVTVKKGSVVFKGVLSPIPQAAPRTRRRMNKRAKLHPKASMNSCAAETVAETHAAQTVAKTNAEKTVAETHSAESVAETNAEEGVPEIDAAETVAAVDAAETVAAVDAAEL